One genomic region from Anopheles bellator chromosome 2, idAnoBellAS_SP24_06.2, whole genome shotgun sequence encodes:
- the LOC131212857 gene encoding uncharacterized protein LOC131212857 isoform X2 — translation MATTPSSNNSTTTEMDEFIKKSRVTRAAPPKPAYDPLQFVQIKPAKLYDLNKAKPSTERKLELKTQREVVVEDAEEWQCNLDNWKSSRRKRVEHIIDKITEAKKIEQEEVCRGRKKSKTFSEMLENSGSRRRFILPGAEDDEDAGSFSDDPQDGRDAGKEQYKDDSTDERATDDTSSCCSSKQTDGGSKTPELIIESPEVPEMNEFSLAIENYKSKFSLSSRTSILSGSPAVTGKVSNETTDIVPGTIESNMVYNETTNIDKLSVRAEELAPQDHVGGPLHGEETAGSDSVEEQREPEETPKVNVIERRRLFEQLQLQQMSCAQDTVAPTTKPFISSTVSAGNGHEERYETQSSTSDEPAPNGSSSEWLATGGSIKERRAIFERYRSSEANDELQSEAVGRSRSNSGAVTTVVKSRSESNVGASAKALVAAATASAAGLHGGKERYELTLEHLKRNNGGDCYEDSGIQSTDLSRSSVVSQADDNEMLSHLLAEVGKSPVRSVTTLDSASEFSDTECGNGQLLENALDVAFEEMDSELNEYDALVDDDAFLPATGDQHPSPKDVTAADRQLTECLIPPLTVVSLPTDYAEDPVAEFNDDLILLSSLPKSKLTPPKEKPPPPPVDDEPEIEPPRHSTAGTVASWVQKNALAAAVHSNGDDKNHLDHSVTNGNGKNTTLYEQHQNGDKSVGREDYRQLSSDEQWRSLESYEVVQQVQRQQSKKQAELLTEKDHQQDQEQQELLVYSNRIETQPSVHHHPLYDARDHEEIVSVERELLQIEQEELQRRREKQIFYEKLTKTDSSRLSEPQPQQQQQPPQQHQPQREQQPYYNTHHHQHLPHHHHHNHHNHHHRASMPAIDSRSLQNVNAYASFETPFLDDVGSYEMGSLHRESMPNLSQVAASSSHPSSLSSYGEEYSTNSGASFDGGWPTVTDRHPVPDRRPVVAPRPMLNGFPEHHHHRHTMASHAGGGGFQVPGGDRTRLYSNMLEQHPKDNKQNAYQPTLATVNRGQGGNAGNSNSTTTTLYGQHWLVQEAEQRRIEQHQKNNAKRPLPKFVIDAITQRVQKLNAGSSEHSDRSNLSEDSDLAMINSMKHHHHHQHHNQPQPLPPHHHHQPPPPVLPPASQQQQQYSNTTDKVLSVSGKKECSHCRIELGKGAAMAIESLGLFYHIECFKCCVCHVKLGDGTNGIDVRVRKYRLHCQNCFSSEDGVKFSCV, via the exons ATGGCGACGACACcgtccagcaacaacagcaccaccacggagATGGATGAGTTTATCAAAAAGAGCCGCGTAACGCGAGCCGCACCGCCGAAACCGGCCTACGATCCGTTACAGTTTGTGCAGATTAAACCGGCCAAATTGTACGATCTGAACAAGGCCAAACCGTCGACCGAGCGCAAGCTGGAGCTGAAAACGCAACGCGAGGTGGTGGTCGAGGATGCCGAGGAGTGGCAGTGCAATCTGGACAACTGGAAGTCGTCCCGCAGGAAACGGGTCGAGCACATCATCGACAAGATTACCGAGGCCAAGAAGATCGAGCAGGAGGAAGTGTGCCGGGGCCgcaagaaatcgaaaacattttcgGAAATGCTGGAAAATAG TGGATCCCGAAGGCGATTCATTTTACCCggcgccgaggacgacgaggatgcCGGCAGTTTCAGTGACGACCCGCAGGACGGCAGGGATGCCGGGAAGGAACAGTACAAG GATGACTCGACGGACGAACGGGCCACGGATGATACCAGCAGCTGCTGTTCATCGAAGCAAACCGACGGCGGCTCGAAAACGCCCGAGTTGATCATTGAGTCACCGGAAGTGCCCGAAATGAACGAATTTTCTTTGGCCATTGAAAATTACAAGTCCAAATTTTCCCTCAGTAGCAGGACCTCGATACTGAGCGGCAGCCCAGCCGTCACCGGTAAGGTATCAAACGAGACCACCGACATTGTGCCTGGGACTATCGAAAGCAATATGGTCTACAATGAGACGACCAATATAGATAAATTGAGTGTGCGCGCCGAAGAATTGGCGCCACAGGACCACGTTGGTGGGCCACTGCACGGTGAAGAGACAGCAGGGTCCGATTCAGTCGAGGAGCAGCGAGAGCCAGAAGAAACTCCAAAGGTGAATGTGATAGAAAGGCGCCGACTATTTGAGCAGCTCCAGCTTCAGCAGATGTCCTGCGCACAGGATACGGTAGCCCCTACGACAAAGCCCTTCATCAGCAGTACCGTGTCCGCTGGAAATGGCCATGAGGAACGGTACGAAACGCAATCATCCACCTCCGATGAACCGGCGCCGAAcgggtcgtcgtcggagtgGCTCGCTACCGGCGGCAGCATTAAGGAACGGCGAGCGATCTTCGAGCGGTACCGGTCAAGTGAGGCGAACGATGAGCTACAATCGGAAGCTGTGGGCCGTAGTCGTAGCAATAGTGGTGCCGTTACCACGGTTGTTAAGAGTCGCTCGGAATCGAACGTGGGGGCAAGTGCCAAGGCACTGgtagcagcagcgacagcgagcGCAGCAGGGCTCCATGGGGGAAAGGAGCGTTACGAGTTAACGTTGGAGCATTTGAAGCGGAATAACGGCGGCGATTGCTACGAAGACAGTGGCATTCAGTCGACAGATTTATCCCGCAGCTCGGTCGTCTCGCAGGCGGACGATAACGAAATGCTGTCGCACCTACTGGCGGAGGTAGGCAAAAGTCCGGTCCGCTCGGTAACGACCCTGGATTCGGCGAGCGAATTCTCCGACACCGAGTGTGGCAATGGCCAG CTTCTTGAGAATGCATTGGATGTGGCGTTTGAAGAGATGGACAGCGAGCTAAATGAATACGACGCGCTGGTCGACGATGATGCGTTCCTTCCCGCAACTGGAGACCAGCATCCTTCGCCGAAGGACGTGACAGCAGCGGATCGGCAGCTCACAGAGTGTCTGATACCACCGTTAACTGTTGTAAGCCTGCCCACCGACTACGCAGAGGACCCGGTTGCAGAATTCAACGATGATCTTATACTGTTATCGTCGTTACCGAAATCCAAATTAACACCACCGAAAGAGAAacccccaccaccgccggtggatGATGAACCGGAAATCGAACCTCCACGCCACTCAACCGCCGGAACGGTCGCAAGCTGGGTGCAGAAAAATGccctggcagcagcagtgcattCGAATGGCGACGATAAAAACCATCTCGACCATAGCGTAACCAATGGGAATGGCAAGAACACGACCTTGTACGAACAACATCAAAACGGCGACAAATCCGTTGGGCGAGAAGACTATCGGCAGCTTTCGAGCGATGAACAATGGAGAAGTCTGGAGAGCTACGAAGTGGTGCAGCAAGTGCAGCGCCAGCAAAGTAAGAAGCAAGCCGAGCTTCTCACAGAAAAGGATCATCAGCAGGACCAAGAGCAGCAGGAACTGTTGGTGTACAGTAACCGGATTGAAACGCAACCATCGGTCCACCACCATCCACTGTACGATGCTAGAGATCATGAG GAAATAGTCAGCGTCGAGCGGGAGCTGTTGCAGATCGAACAGGAAGAATTGCAGCGGCGAAGAGAGAAACAAATCTTTTACGAGAAGCTAACAAAAACTGACTCCTCGCGGTTGTCCGAaccgcagccacagcagcagcagcaaccaccacaGCAACACCAGCCGCAGCGGGAACAACAACCGTACTATAacacccatcaccaccagcatcttcctcaccatcatcaccataacCATCAtaaccatcaccaccgagcCTCGATGCCTGCAATCGACAGTCGCTCATTGCAGAATGTCAACGCGTATGCATCTTTCGAAACGCCGTTCTTGGACGACGTTGGATCGTACGAGATGGGTTCATTGCATCGGGAATCGATGCCCAACCTGTCGCAGGTCGCCGCATCCTCGTCGCATCCTTCTTCGCTCTCGTCATACGGTGAAGAGTATTCGACAAATTCGGGCGCGAGCTTCGATGGTGGTTGGCCAACTGTGACGGATCGACATCCGGTTCCCGATCGACGTCCCGTGGTGGCACCGAGGCCCATGCTCAACGGTTTCcccgaacaccaccaccatcgacacACGATGGCGTCACACGCTGGTGGCGGAGGTTTCCAGGTACCCGGCGGTGACCGTACGCGACTGTACAGTAATATGCTTGAGCAACATCCCAAAG ATAACAAACAGAATGCTTACCAACCGACGCTGGCGACGGTGAATCGGGGGCAGGGTGGTAATGCCGGTAACTCCaatagcaccaccaccaccctgtACGGCCAGCACTGGTTGGTGCAGGAAGCGGAGCAAAGGCGCATCGAGCAACATCAGAAGAATAACGCCAAGCGGCCATTGCCAAAGTTTGTAATCGACGCAATAACGCAGCGAGTGCAGAAGCTGAACGCCGGTAGTTCCGAACACTCGGA TCGTAGCAACTTGTCCGAGGACTCGGACCTGGCAATGATCAACTCGATgaagcatcaccatcatcatcagcatcacaaccaaccgcaaccgctgccaccccatcaccatcatcagccgccaccaccggttctTCCACCGgcttcgcagcagcaacagcagtactCCAACACCACCGACAAGGTGCTGAGCGtgagtggaaaaaaggaatgcTCCCATTGCCGAATAGAGCTCG GCAAAGGTGCGGCCATGGCAATCGAAAGCCTCGGGTTGTTCTACCACATCGAATGCTTCAAATGCTGCGTTTGTCACGTCAAGCTCGGGGACGGCACCAATGGTATAGATGTACGCGTTAGAAAATATCGACTTCATTGCCAAAACTGTTTCTCTAGTGAAGACGGTGTAAAGTTTAGTTGTGTTTAA
- the LOC131212857 gene encoding uncharacterized protein LOC131212857 isoform X1: MATTPSSNNSTTTEMDEFIKKSRVTRAAPPKPAYDPLQFVQIKPAKLYDLNKAKPSTERKLELKTQREVVVEDAEEWQCNLDNWKSSRRKRVEHIIDKITEAKKIEQEEVCRGRKKSKTFSEMLENSGSRRRFILPGAEDDEDAGSFSDDPQDGRDAGKEQYKDDSTDERATDDTSSCCSSKQTDGGSKTPELIIESPEVPEMNEFSLAIENYKSKFSLSSRTSILSGSPAVTGKVSNETTDIVPGTIESNMVYNETTNIDKLSVRAEELAPQDHVGGPLHGEETAGSDSVEEQREPEETPKVNVIERRRLFEQLQLQQMSCAQDTVAPTTKPFISSTVSAGNGHEERYETQSSTSDEPAPNGSSSEWLATGGSIKERRAIFERYRSSEANDELQSEAVGRSRSNSGAVTTVVKSRSESNVGASAKALVAAATASAAGLHGGKERYELTLEHLKRNNGGDCYEDSGIQSTDLSRSSVVSQADDNEMLSHLLAEVGKSPVRSVTTLDSASEFSDTECGNGQLLENALDVAFEEMDSELNEYDALVDDDAFLPATGDQHPSPKDVTAADRQLTECLIPPLTVVSLPTDYAEDPVAEFNDDLILLSSLPKSKLTPPKEKPPPPPVDDEPEIEPPRHSTAGTVASWVQKNALAAAVHSNGDDKNHLDHSVTNGNGKNTTLYEQHQNGDKSVGREDYRQLSSDEQWRSLESYEVVQQVQRQQSKKQAELLTEKDHQQDQEQQELLVYSNRIETQPSVHHHPLYDARDHEEIVSVERELLQIEQEELQRRREKQIFYEKLTKTDSSRLSEPQPQQQQQPPQQHQPQREQQPYYNTHHHQHLPHHHHHNHHNHHHRASMPAIDSRSLQNVNAYASFETPFLDDVGSYEMGSLHRESMPNLSQVAASSSHPSSLSSYGEEYSTNSGASFDGGWPTVTDRHPVPDRRPVVAPRPMLNGFPEHHHHRHTMASHAGGGGFQVPGGDRTRLYSNMLEQHPKDNKQNAYQPTLATVNRGQGGNAGNSNSTTTTLYGQHWLVQEAEQRRIEQHQKNNAKRPLPKFVIDAITQRVQKLNAGSSEHSDNLSEDSDLAMINSMKHHHHHQHHNQPQPLPPHHHHQPPPPVLPPASQQQQQYSNTTDKVLSVSGKKECSHCRIELGKGAAMAIESLGLFYHIECFKCCVCHVKLGDGTNGIDVRVRKYRLHCQNCFSSEDGVKFSCV, encoded by the exons ATGGCGACGACACcgtccagcaacaacagcaccaccacggagATGGATGAGTTTATCAAAAAGAGCCGCGTAACGCGAGCCGCACCGCCGAAACCGGCCTACGATCCGTTACAGTTTGTGCAGATTAAACCGGCCAAATTGTACGATCTGAACAAGGCCAAACCGTCGACCGAGCGCAAGCTGGAGCTGAAAACGCAACGCGAGGTGGTGGTCGAGGATGCCGAGGAGTGGCAGTGCAATCTGGACAACTGGAAGTCGTCCCGCAGGAAACGGGTCGAGCACATCATCGACAAGATTACCGAGGCCAAGAAGATCGAGCAGGAGGAAGTGTGCCGGGGCCgcaagaaatcgaaaacattttcgGAAATGCTGGAAAATAG TGGATCCCGAAGGCGATTCATTTTACCCggcgccgaggacgacgaggatgcCGGCAGTTTCAGTGACGACCCGCAGGACGGCAGGGATGCCGGGAAGGAACAGTACAAG GATGACTCGACGGACGAACGGGCCACGGATGATACCAGCAGCTGCTGTTCATCGAAGCAAACCGACGGCGGCTCGAAAACGCCCGAGTTGATCATTGAGTCACCGGAAGTGCCCGAAATGAACGAATTTTCTTTGGCCATTGAAAATTACAAGTCCAAATTTTCCCTCAGTAGCAGGACCTCGATACTGAGCGGCAGCCCAGCCGTCACCGGTAAGGTATCAAACGAGACCACCGACATTGTGCCTGGGACTATCGAAAGCAATATGGTCTACAATGAGACGACCAATATAGATAAATTGAGTGTGCGCGCCGAAGAATTGGCGCCACAGGACCACGTTGGTGGGCCACTGCACGGTGAAGAGACAGCAGGGTCCGATTCAGTCGAGGAGCAGCGAGAGCCAGAAGAAACTCCAAAGGTGAATGTGATAGAAAGGCGCCGACTATTTGAGCAGCTCCAGCTTCAGCAGATGTCCTGCGCACAGGATACGGTAGCCCCTACGACAAAGCCCTTCATCAGCAGTACCGTGTCCGCTGGAAATGGCCATGAGGAACGGTACGAAACGCAATCATCCACCTCCGATGAACCGGCGCCGAAcgggtcgtcgtcggagtgGCTCGCTACCGGCGGCAGCATTAAGGAACGGCGAGCGATCTTCGAGCGGTACCGGTCAAGTGAGGCGAACGATGAGCTACAATCGGAAGCTGTGGGCCGTAGTCGTAGCAATAGTGGTGCCGTTACCACGGTTGTTAAGAGTCGCTCGGAATCGAACGTGGGGGCAAGTGCCAAGGCACTGgtagcagcagcgacagcgagcGCAGCAGGGCTCCATGGGGGAAAGGAGCGTTACGAGTTAACGTTGGAGCATTTGAAGCGGAATAACGGCGGCGATTGCTACGAAGACAGTGGCATTCAGTCGACAGATTTATCCCGCAGCTCGGTCGTCTCGCAGGCGGACGATAACGAAATGCTGTCGCACCTACTGGCGGAGGTAGGCAAAAGTCCGGTCCGCTCGGTAACGACCCTGGATTCGGCGAGCGAATTCTCCGACACCGAGTGTGGCAATGGCCAG CTTCTTGAGAATGCATTGGATGTGGCGTTTGAAGAGATGGACAGCGAGCTAAATGAATACGACGCGCTGGTCGACGATGATGCGTTCCTTCCCGCAACTGGAGACCAGCATCCTTCGCCGAAGGACGTGACAGCAGCGGATCGGCAGCTCACAGAGTGTCTGATACCACCGTTAACTGTTGTAAGCCTGCCCACCGACTACGCAGAGGACCCGGTTGCAGAATTCAACGATGATCTTATACTGTTATCGTCGTTACCGAAATCCAAATTAACACCACCGAAAGAGAAacccccaccaccgccggtggatGATGAACCGGAAATCGAACCTCCACGCCACTCAACCGCCGGAACGGTCGCAAGCTGGGTGCAGAAAAATGccctggcagcagcagtgcattCGAATGGCGACGATAAAAACCATCTCGACCATAGCGTAACCAATGGGAATGGCAAGAACACGACCTTGTACGAACAACATCAAAACGGCGACAAATCCGTTGGGCGAGAAGACTATCGGCAGCTTTCGAGCGATGAACAATGGAGAAGTCTGGAGAGCTACGAAGTGGTGCAGCAAGTGCAGCGCCAGCAAAGTAAGAAGCAAGCCGAGCTTCTCACAGAAAAGGATCATCAGCAGGACCAAGAGCAGCAGGAACTGTTGGTGTACAGTAACCGGATTGAAACGCAACCATCGGTCCACCACCATCCACTGTACGATGCTAGAGATCATGAG GAAATAGTCAGCGTCGAGCGGGAGCTGTTGCAGATCGAACAGGAAGAATTGCAGCGGCGAAGAGAGAAACAAATCTTTTACGAGAAGCTAACAAAAACTGACTCCTCGCGGTTGTCCGAaccgcagccacagcagcagcagcaaccaccacaGCAACACCAGCCGCAGCGGGAACAACAACCGTACTATAacacccatcaccaccagcatcttcctcaccatcatcaccataacCATCAtaaccatcaccaccgagcCTCGATGCCTGCAATCGACAGTCGCTCATTGCAGAATGTCAACGCGTATGCATCTTTCGAAACGCCGTTCTTGGACGACGTTGGATCGTACGAGATGGGTTCATTGCATCGGGAATCGATGCCCAACCTGTCGCAGGTCGCCGCATCCTCGTCGCATCCTTCTTCGCTCTCGTCATACGGTGAAGAGTATTCGACAAATTCGGGCGCGAGCTTCGATGGTGGTTGGCCAACTGTGACGGATCGACATCCGGTTCCCGATCGACGTCCCGTGGTGGCACCGAGGCCCATGCTCAACGGTTTCcccgaacaccaccaccatcgacacACGATGGCGTCACACGCTGGTGGCGGAGGTTTCCAGGTACCCGGCGGTGACCGTACGCGACTGTACAGTAATATGCTTGAGCAACATCCCAAAG ATAACAAACAGAATGCTTACCAACCGACGCTGGCGACGGTGAATCGGGGGCAGGGTGGTAATGCCGGTAACTCCaatagcaccaccaccaccctgtACGGCCAGCACTGGTTGGTGCAGGAAGCGGAGCAAAGGCGCATCGAGCAACATCAGAAGAATAACGCCAAGCGGCCATTGCCAAAGTTTGTAATCGACGCAATAACGCAGCGAGTGCAGAAGCTGAACGCCGGTAGTTCCGAACACTCGGA CAACTTGTCCGAGGACTCGGACCTGGCAATGATCAACTCGATgaagcatcaccatcatcatcagcatcacaaccaaccgcaaccgctgccaccccatcaccatcatcagccgccaccaccggttctTCCACCGgcttcgcagcagcaacagcagtactCCAACACCACCGACAAGGTGCTGAGCGtgagtggaaaaaaggaatgcTCCCATTGCCGAATAGAGCTCG GCAAAGGTGCGGCCATGGCAATCGAAAGCCTCGGGTTGTTCTACCACATCGAATGCTTCAAATGCTGCGTTTGTCACGTCAAGCTCGGGGACGGCACCAATGGTATAGATGTACGCGTTAGAAAATATCGACTTCATTGCCAAAACTGTTTCTCTAGTGAAGACGGTGTAAAGTTTAGTTGTGTTTAA
- the LOC131211728 gene encoding cyclin-dependent kinase 12, whose protein sequence is MMMMANNNSGEAKGGSSAGNAQPNEAAGGGGGGSGGGEESGSDGGGGGGSANASTGDNEVNIRRGLDVIQSMIDISADRLEGLRTQCATSAELTQQEIRTLETKLVKLFSDLLITKSKLPERLPARGLPATGNELKQWLRVVGLSCASLNAVIQQVSTLEGLLEKDDKELRTIMGNNVYVREEEIKRLTRASGNLKRYREQLEAVAGGRKVNAGDAMHDLFWDSWDRQPACHRTSPRVNRSLAGAKCNKPNVNYRHNNGPPMAAVPSGGEFHADQHITSPQSEESMQQHHEQLLNPHHTISPDEASTSGCTPSPSPPNSPSSVMLHGKQQQQQNRKGFPTTPPPKRKHQTALLTSSSSSSASSASTVTGTATVTTTQSAGAVAACAGGTNPADAASAAALTKSKSHESQFGGGGGGGAAGANNNHAVNNNNNNNNNGSSAGPGGGANNNPLYLVNNNNNIPTHVVPLGSNHETGGPAVVTSTTTTTPGNNILSESGTLMAANQRPMGNGSAGNRMGTFPRSRLHTEPTITSSNTMVSPSGGTTQPDHLSHPPQHHHHHHPHHHHHLHHGAPHHHPPSYHHHLQQQATSGGQSEGGEYGAGDGPPIIGHSSVPPKSPCTPIITRGMGHMIQHRFTKKFKVTKSTCDLCNKQMFFGYKCTECKYRCHRDCMQNVPPSCGLPQEFVDEFKKSLQSDTLLPTSVSPNIGRPPGGGTIPGAGGGGMMYVASARAGTLVRGPMHAIHACGGPDSSSAGSSCNSSSPSSPALLSLPPQTPGTSRQFNFPEVPNGQGVAGGSMMMVSTISTTGGSSLIASGGGGSLGSGGITIETHPIGVSSGGGVHAVRSVGSSGYGGDSGATIEIPTLQFSDIPDHGAVLGGENDKTGSASATSTDSSSDRTPIRLDSTEERDHESSWRQNSLSKEWDIPYDDLHLKEKIGNGRFGTVHRALWHGDVAVKLLKEDYVAGDPTLEAFKLEVATFKKTRHENVVLFMGACMNPPRLAIVTSLCKGNTLFTHIHLRKDKFNLNRTTLVAQQISQGMGYLHARGIVHKDLKTKNIFLENGKVIITDFGLFSATKLLYCELGLGIPSGWLCYLAPELMCNLTAYRPVEGDLPFTPASDIYAFGTVWYELLCGEFPFKSQPAESIIWQVGRGMKQTLANLQASRDVKDILIKCWNYHADDRPDFAKLLNLLERLPKKRLARSPSHPVQLSRSAESVF, encoded by the exons atgatgatgatggccaatAATAATTCCGGCGAGGCGAAGGGGGGCAGTAGCGCCGGGAACGCCCAACCGAACGAGGCtgctggtggaggtggtggtggcagtggcggaGGTGAAGAGTCTGGTagtgacggcggtggtggtggcggcagtgcCAACGCCAGCACCGGTGACAATGAAGTGAATATACGGCGCGGTCTGGATGTGATACAGAGCATGATCGATATTTCGGCTGACCGGCTCGAAGGACTGCGGACGCAGTGCGCCACCAGCGCTGAGCTGACGCAGCAGGAAATCCGCACGCTCGAGACGAAGCTCGTGAAGCTCTTCTCCGATCTGTTAATTACTAAATCGAAGCTCCCGGAGCGGTTGCCCGCCCGGGGCCTGCCCGCCACCGGGAATGAACTCAAGCAATGGCTCAGGGTCGTCG GTCTGAGCTGTGCATCACTCAACGCTGTGATACAACAGGTCAGCACGCTCGAGGGACTGCTGGAGAAGGATGACAAGGAGCTGCGGACAATCATGGGCAACAATGTGTACGTCCGGGAAGAGGAAATCAAGCGGTTGACGCGCGCCTCCGGCAACTTGAAGCGCTACCGAGAGCAGCTCGAGGCTGTGGCTGGTGGGCGCAAAGTGAATGCGGGTGATGCGATGCACGATCTCTTCTGGGACTCCTGGGACCGCCAACCGGCCTGCCATCGCACGTCGCCCCGCGTGAACCGCTCGTTGGCCGGGGCCAAGTGCAACAAGCCGAATGTAAACTATCGTCACAACAACGGACCACCGATGGCGGCAGTGCCCAGCGGCGGAGAGTTTCATGCTGACCAACACATCACCAGCCCGCAGTCGGAGGAATCGATG cagcagcaccatgaACAGCTGCTCAATCCGCATCACACCATCTCCCCGGACGAAGCGTCGACCAGCGGCTGCACTCCCTCGCCATCGCCCCCGAACTCGCCCTCCAGTGTGATGCTGCACGgcaagcaacagcagcagcagaaccgcaAGGGTTTCCCCACGACGCCACCGCCCAAGCGGAAACATCAGACCGCGCTGCTCacctcttcctcttcgtcctccgCTTCCTCGGCGTCCACCGTAACAGGGACGGCGACGGTCACCACAACGCAGTCGGCAGGTGCCGTCGCTGCTTGCGCCGGAGGCACCAATCCTGCGGATGCCGCTTCCGCTGCGGCCCTAACCAAATCGAAATCCCACGAATCGCAgtttggcggcggtggtggcggtggtgctgctggtgccaacaacaatcacgccgtcaacaacaacaacaacaataataacaacgGTAGCAGCGCTGGTCCGGGTGGAGGAGCCAACAACAATCCGCTTTATCTCgtcaacaataacaacaacattccaACGCACGTGGTACCGCTGGGGTCGAACCACGAAACCGGAGGTCCGGCCGTCGTCAcgtcgacaacgacgacgacacccgGCAACAACATTCTAAGCGAAAGTGGGACGCTGATGGCCGCCAATCAGCGGCCGATGGGCAACGGAAGTGCCGGCAATCGGATGGGAACGTTCCCACGCAGTCGGCTGCACACGGAACCGACCATCACCAGTAGCAACACTATGGTGTCCCCATCGGGTGGCACCACGCAGCCGGATCATCTTTCCCATCCgccgcagcaccatcaccaccaccacccccaccaccatcatcatctgcacCACGGTGCGCCACATCATCACCCTCCGTCGTATCATCACCatctgcagcagcaagcaacaaGCGGCGGCCAGTCGGAGGGTGGCGAGTACGGCGCCGGCGACGGGCCGCCGATCATCGGCCACAGCAGCGTGCCACCCAAGTCGCCCTGCACACCAATCATCACGCGCGGCATGGGCCACATGATACAGCACCGGTTCACGAAGAAGTTCAAGGTCACCAAGAGCACGTGCGATCTCTGCAACAAGCAAATGTTCTTTGGCTACAAATGCACCGAGTGCAAGTATCGGTGCCACCGGGACTGCATGCAAAATGTGCCACCATCGTGCGGCCTGCCGCAGGAGTTTGTGGACGAGTTCAAGAAGTCGCTCCAATCCGACACCCTTCTCCCGACGAGCGTCTCGCCCAACATTGGGCGGCCCCCCGGCGGAGGCACGAtccccggagccggtggcggtggcatgATGTATGTCGCGAGTGCGCGGGCCGGGACACTGGTGCGAGGCCCGATGCACGCGATTCACGCTTGCGGTGGCCCGGACAGTAGCTCGGCCGGTTCGAGCTGCAACAGCTCGTCCCCCTCGAGCCCGGCACTGCTCTCGCTGCCGCCGCAAACACCCGGCACTTCACGCCAGTTCAATTTTCCCGAGGTGCCCAACGGCCAAGGGGTGGCCGGTGGTagcatgatgatggtgtcAACGATTTCGACCACAGGCGGCAGCTCATTGATAgcgagcggcggcggaggcAGTCTGGGCAGTGGTGGCATCACGATTGAAACACATCCCATCGGTGTctcttccggcggtggcgtgcaCGCGGTGCGAAGTGTAGGCAGCAGCGGTTACGGTGGAGATAGCGGTGCTACCATCGAGATCCCCACGCTGCAATTCTCGGACATTCCCGATCACGGGGCCGTGTTGGGCGGCGAAAACGATAAGACGGGTTCAGCGAGTGCTACCAGCACCGACTCGTCCTCCGACCGCACACCGATCCGACTCGATTCGACCGAGGAGCGCGACCACGAAAGTAGCTGGCGGCAGAACAGTCTGTCCAAGGAGTGGGACATCCCGTACGACGACCTGCACCTGAAGGAGAAGATCGGCAACGGGCGGTTCGGCACGGTGCATCGGGCCCTCTGGCACGGCGACGTCGCCGTGAAGCTGCTCAAGGAGGACTATGTGGCCGGCGATCCGACACTCGAGGCGTTCAAGCTCGAGGTCGCCACGTTCAAGAAGACGCGCCACGAAAACGTGGTTCTGTTCATGGGCGCTTGCATGAATCCACCGCGGCTCGCGATCGTCACCTCGCTGTGCAAGGGCAACACGCTCTTCACGCACATCCACCTGCGCAAGGACAAGTTCAACCTGAACCGCACCACCCTGGTGGCGCAACAGATCTCGCAGGGCATGGGGTACCTGCACGCGCGCGGCATCGTCCACAAGGACCTCAAGACGAAGAACATCTTCCTCGAGAACGGCAAGGTGATCATCACCGACTTTGGGCTGTTCAGTGCGACCAAGCTGCTGTACTGTGAGCTGGGGCTCGGCATTCCGAGCGGCTGGCTTTGCTACCTGGCTCCGGAGCTGATGTGCAACCTGACAGCGTACCGCCCCGTCGAGGGCGATCTGCCGTTCACGCCGGCCTCGGACATCTACGCGTTCGGCACCGTCTGGTACGAGCTGCTGTGCGGCGAGTTTCCCTTCAAGTCGCAGCCGGCCGAATCGATCATCTGGCAGGTTGGGCGCGGCATGAAGCAAACCCTCGCCAATCTGCAGGCTTCGCGCGACGTCAAGGACATTCTGATAAAGTGCTGGAACTACCATGCGGACGACAGGCCCGACTTTGCCAAACTGCTGAACCTCCTCGAGCGCCTCCCGAAGAAGCGGCTCGCCCGATCCCCCTCGCATCCCGTGCAACTGTCGCGCTCGGCAGAATCAGTGTTTTAG